Proteins from one Sphaeramia orbicularis chromosome 17, fSphaOr1.1, whole genome shotgun sequence genomic window:
- the crsp7 gene encoding mediator of RNA polymerase II transcription subunit 26, with amino-acid sequence MTTVSATPQQMRDRLLQAIDSQSNICNMVVVLEVIACLEKYPITKEALEETRLGKLINDVRKKTKDEDLAKRAKKLLRNWQKLIEPGSAVAPSVPGSTNGSSHPCRTDSSPPDVSVSGKGVPEVKVRNDVHNTYSPKAEKSSSRKRRAEHRDSGVHLPEKISRMSSYDNSASPPPSNGIAGSPDAMPEQEVVPSPDRSRLEHLDNDKLNRIPVNAVKPRPSSPGVAKLPSTSSLIKVAVMQQQARMDDSGGGYYQARSPRSLTGSPRSMKQDTMTKRSLAHALKGTSIPSPSSRDSPLPSSQSVSSPAQPSYADKLPHSSHRSSMHWASSSEPPQDISATLDSPSVSPSPPHPQHNSELNRPTPEGAMTVSDDPDGTGVPNSEHKRRKYRSRDYAVNLEGQKIEDTTKPVRLKERRLTFDPVTGQIKPLVHKELSPTEEASTPDPAESRQRTESIVQQHAPTAPGPGPGPNPFHQTNWKELSRNEIIQSYLNLQSNVLTSSGVQAPGAHFFMSEYLKREEQDIKETRKTHVLQVDNPVVDLPGVSREVTDEDLERIHTQNWPGVNGCYDTNGKWYDWTECISLDPHGDENKLNILPYVCLD; translated from the exons ATATGCAATATGGTGGTTGTATTGGAGGTAATTGCCTGTCTTGAAAAGTATCCTATCACCAAAGAAGCACTTGAG GAAACTCGGCTAGGAAAACTGATTAATGATGTAAGGAAGAAAACCAAGGATGAAGACCTTGCCAAACGTGCTAAGAAACTCTTAAGGAATTGGCAGAAGCTGATTGAACCTGGGTCAGCTGTGGCTCCAAGTGTCCCTGGATCTACCAATGGCAGCTCTCATCCCTGCAGAACAGATTCTTCTCCTCCTGATGTTTCTGTGTCAGGGAAGGGTGTCCCCGAAGTCAAAGTCAGAAATGATGTTCACAACACATACTCGCCAAAAGCTGAGAAATCAAGCAGCCGCAAACGCAGGGCGGAGCATAGAGACAGCGGAGTGCACTTACCGGAAAAAATCTCCCGGATGTCGTCTTATGATAACTCTGCGTCACCGCCCCCCAGTAATGGGATCGCAGGCAGTCCTGACGCAATGCCTGAGCAGGAAGTCGTCCCCTCCCCTGACAGATCACGGTTAGAACACCTAGATAATGATAAATTAAACAGAATTCCAGTAAATGCTGTCAAGCCTCGTCCCAGCTCCCCCGGAGTGGCCAAACTACCTAGCACTTCCTCTTTGATCAAAGTTGCTGTGATGCAGCAACAGGCCAGAATGGACGACAGTGGAGGGGGGTATTATCAAGCCAGAAGCCCCCGTAGCCTCACTGGCAGCCCGAGGAGCATGAAGCAAGACACAATGACCAAGCGCTCCTTGGCACATGCACTGAAAGGAACGTCTATCCCCAGCCCCTCCTCCAGGGACTCTCCTCTGCCTTCATCCCAGTCTGTGTCCTCCCCTGCCCAGCCTTCTTATGCTGACAAGCTGCCACATTCTTCTCATAGGTCTTCAATGCACTGGGCCAGTTCGTCAGAACCACCACAAGACATCTCTGCAACACTGGACTCCCCATCAGTTTCCCCATCACCTCCTCATCCCCAGCACAATTCAGAACTTAACAGACCGACACCTGAGGGTGCTATGACTGTGTCCGATGACCCGGACGGCACAGGAGTCCCCAACTCAGAGCATAAAAGGAGAAAGTACAGGTCTAGAGACTACGCTGTCAACTTAGAAGGCCAGAAAATAGAAGACACAACTAAACCTGTACGGTTAAAAGAGCGTAGATTAACATTTGACCCCGTCACAGGTCAGATTAAACCTCTGGTTCATAAAGAACTTTCTCCCACAGAGGAAGCCTCCACTCCTGACCCAGCTGAGTCTCGGCAGAGAACTGAAAGCATTGTACAACAGCATGCACCCACAGCcccgggtcctggtcctggtcccaacCCTTTCCACCAGACAAACTGGAAGGAGCTATCTAGGAATGAAATCATCCAGTCGTACTTGAACCTTCAGAGCAATGTGCTCACCTCCTCAGGGGTCCAGGCCCCTGGCGCACACTTTTTCATGTCGGAGTATCTGAAAAGGGAAGAGCAAGACATCAAGGAGACGAGGAAGACGCATGTTCTGCAGGTGGACAACCCTGTAGTAGATTTACCGGGCGTGAGCCGGGAGGTGACGGACGAGGACCTGGAGAGGATACATACACAGAACTGGCCGGGGGTTAATGGGTGTTATGACACCAATGGCAAGTGGTATGATTGGACAGAATGCATATCATTGGACCCTCATGGGGATGAAAACAAATTGAACATCCTGCCATATGTTTGCCTAGACTGA